The segment GCGAAGGCCGAAATCAGGTCGCCGGGACTCGCGGAACAGGCGGCCGTGCCGGGCAGGTGCGCCAAATCATCGAGCGCCCAGCCGCCGGCGCCAGAACTGGCCGAGAGCTTGCCGTGCGCATCCGCATGCACGACGCCCGTGGTGGGCCCGGCCAGACGGGCCGCGAGTTCGAGGTCGGCGTCGGACGTGGCGTTAAGGTGCGTGATCATGATGCCGCGCAAGGGCAGGTTGGCCGTGGTGTCCGCCCCGAACACCACCATGCACGGCGAAGCGCCGCGCGGGCCGTTCGCCTGCATGCCCAGCGGCAGGAGGTCCTGGCCGATCCGGGCGATCGCGTTCGGTCCCGTTTGCGGATAGACCGGTGCCGGTGACGCGGCCTGTGACGGATCGAACCGGACGACCAGGGCGGCGTTCGCCGCCGCGGCGGTCTTCCACACCGGATCGGCGTAGCGGGCGCGCAGGTAGCGGATCATCGTTTTGCCGGCCTGCTGCTGGTACTGGCCCAGATGCTGAATGGACGATTCATGATGGGCGTCGCCGATCATGTGCCAGGCGGCAACGACGGCCAGACCGATCAGGCCGATGGCCAGTCCGGTTTCCAGCAGAATGGAACCCTGCTGTCGCGAAGGTCGGGATTGCATGGCGGCTCCTGAAGCGGGTTGGCTCAGAATGGCCGGCGTTGCCGGATCCATTCGTAGTGAGTGGCGACCTTGCGGATATAGCGGTCGCGCAGACGGCGGCAGGTGGTCTGGTTTTTGCCGCCGCACGACGCGTTGTAGGCGCCGATCGACTCCCAGACATGGCCGTGTTTCTGGATCAGGCCGGCGAGAATCCACGCGCCGACCCGGATGTTGGTGCATGGCTCGATCAGGCTGGCGCGGGTGATGCCGTACTTTTGCAACTGCGGCAGCCATCCGCTGTTGATTTGCATGAGGCCCATGTCGAATGAGGCGCGGCGGCCATCGGCGGTGCGGTTGACATTCACCACGTCCGGGTGCAGTCCGGACTCGGTCTGGGCGATGGCGAGCAACAGATAAGGATCGATCTGGTAGGTTTGGGCCGCCGCCTGAAAACATTCGGCCACATTGGTATCGGCCCGGCACAGGGTGGGCGCGAGCAGCAGCAGGGCGGTTATCAGGGCCCCCATCAGGGATCGGTAGGTGTTGCGTAGTGTCATGAGTACTCCTTGACAATCACGATGATGGATTGGCCTGTCCGCACCTCTCCCTGGAACTGGGCGGTCAGTGTCGCCGGCAGTGCGTGCGGGTAGGTGGCGGAGGCCGGGTCGGAAGCGGGGTCGGCCGTCGGATCGGTCAGCGTGTCGCGATCCGGGTCGTAAATCCCGGCGAACAGGTTCTGTTCGAGTTTCGGTTTGAGCGCCGCGATCAGGGCGGCGGCATCGGGCACGCCGGAACCTGGTTTGATCGCCGCATAAAAGAAGATTTTGGCGGTTACGCCATCCAGCCCCGGGTAGGCCTGGGTTGTCCAGCCCAGATCGCCGGGGACGATATTCGGCAGGTGGCACACGGCCTGCCCTCCGGGCAATTGGCCGGGGGCCAGCGATTCGCTCTCGTGCGCGCAGGCATCGGCGAGCCGTCCGGCAAGCTTGGTCTGTGTGGCGGTGTCGGCGGTGGCGATGCCGGCCGCTTGACCGTTCACGTCGTTGTTGACCCATTCCTCATAGCCGTCCAGCACGGTCTGAAAACCGCTGACGAGGGCCTGTTCACGGGCGGTGACGGCGTTCAGATGCGCCGTGGCAAGGCCGCGCTGCGAAATCGCGCCGGAAATGATCAGCGCGATGCACAGCACCAGTCCCGAGATACCGGTCGCATAGAGGAAATTCATGGTCGGCCGTTCCTTGAAGCACAAAAAAACGGCCCCCGCCCCGCCGAACAACTGGCGGGAAGGGGGCGGCGTTGATTTAGATGTTAAAAGCCAAGTCGACGGTATTGTTGGTGGCATCGGTACATCCACCAGCAATCGAGCCGGCTTGCAGGTTGCCGTTGGCGTCGACGATGGTTGTCGCGGAACCGACCTTGGAGGCCGCATTCCAGCCACCACCGAGCATCGGAATGGCCTTCATGCAAATGTCTTGCGGTACGTTGGCCATGTCCAGGGTCAGCAGAGTGCTGTCGGTGGCGTCCGGGGTCAGGTCGAACTTGACGCCCTTCATCGGGCCCGCACCAGCGATTTTGGTCGTTGCATCGACCTTCCATTCGGCCGGCAGCGAGGCTTTCAGGTTGTTGAAGCTGGCGCCAGTGTTCACGCCGCTGCTGAACGCGGTCATCAGCTGGGCCTTGGTGCGGGTCATGCCGTCGGCGATGTTGTTGTAGTCGTTGGACGACTTGGCGACCTGATAGCCGGCCAGGGTGGCGGCGATGGCCAGGGCGGCGAGACCGGAGTACAGGATGAATTCGTTAAGGCTGACACCGCGCTGGTTTTTCAGCGAAGCGTCGTTGGATTCGATGGCGTGTTGTACGGCGTTTTTGCGGAAGAACATAGTCGTTGGGTTCCTTGGTCTTGGAGAAAAAGCAGATCGGCGAAGAGGTCCGCGATCTGATGTCCGCTACTTTAGGGGGACTTGGAAACGCAATTAATCGGACGAATCCGAATCAGGAAAGCGAGGGGGGACGGTCGCGAGCGTGGAGACAACTCTTGATGCCGCTCAATATGGGCGACGGGCGGGAGGCGCACCATCTACCCACAAATAGCTCTGACATTCAAAAAGGAGACTTACCATGACGATTACCGCTTTCTACATTCCCTCCCTGAACCTGATGGGCGCCGGCAGCCTCGCGGATGCCGTGGCGCGCATGAAGGATCTGGGGTTCCGACGGGCGCTGGTGGTGACGGACGCCGGCATCGTCAAAGCCGGGCTGGCCGACAAGGTGGTACGGCTGCTGGCGGATCAGGATATCCGTGGTTTCGTGTTCGACGGCGTCAAGCCCAATCCCACCACCGCGAACGTGGCGGCCGGGCTTGACCTGCTGCGCGCCAATCAGTGCGACGTGGTGATCTCCCTGGGCGGCGGTTCTCCGCACGACTGCGCCAAGGGCATCGCGCTCGTGGCCGTGAACGGCGGCAAAATCGCCGACTACGAGGGCGTCGACAAATCGGCCAAGCCGCAATTGCCGCTGGTGGCGATCAATACGACGGCCGGCACGGCCAGCGAAATGACCCGTTTCTGCATCATCACCGACGAGTCACGCCACGTGAAAATGGCCATCGTCGACAAGCACACCACGCCCATTCTGTCCGTCAACGATCCGGAAACCATGGCCGGCATGCCGCCGGGCTTGACCGCCGCGACCGGGATGGATGCGTTGACCCATGCCGTGGAAGCGTATGTGTCGACGGCCGCCACGCCGATCACCGATGCCTGTGCGCTCAAGGCGATTTCGCTGATCAGCGGCTATTTGCGCCGCGCGGTGAAGGATGGCGCCGACATGGAGGCCCGCGAGCAGATGGCCTACGCGCAATTTCTCGCCGGCATGGCGTTCAACAATGCGTCGCTGGGCTATGTGCACGCGATGGCGCACCAGTTGGGCGGGTTTTACGATTTGCCGCACGGCGTGTGCAATGCGGTGCTGTTGCCGCACGTGCAGGCCTTCAACGCGCGCGCGGCGGCGGACCGGCTCGTCGATGTCGCCGTGGCGCTCGGCGAAACCGAGAAATCCTCCGATGCGGCGCTCGCCGCGATCCGCCGCCTGTCCGCCGATGTCGGTATTCCCGCCGGCCTGACCGACCTTGGCGTCAAGGACGCGGATATCCCGGTGCTGGCGACCAACGCGCTCAAGGATGCGTGCGGGTTCACCAACCCCATCCAGGCCAGTCATGAAGAAATCATGGGGATTTTCCGGTCGGCGATGTAAGGTAATGGCGTTTGAGCGCTTTGCCGGCGCCCGCGGGTTGGCTCCCGCGGGCGTTGTCGTATCGGCGGCCCCGGTTTGTTTATCCGGTCGCCTTGAGCATGTCGGCCAGGTGAAGACCCGCGGGCCGGTCAAGCGCGAACCTGGCGGGATGGGTCAGCAAGGCAACGAGATTTTCGTGGTGCTCGGGTTTGCCGTGTCGTGCGATCCAGCCGACGAAATGGGCCTTGTTCGCATCATTCATCGCGCCCAGCCGGGTGAGGTCGGTGGAAGGATCATGACTGTTCCACCAGGCGTCCCGGATCTCCGGGCTGATGGCGGTCGCCCCTATCATCGCCATCAGGAGTCCATACTCGTCGGTGGTCTGGAAAAAGGATTCGCGCTGGGCGGGTGATTGCTCCGTGTCGCACTGGCCAAGGTAGAGAGTCAGCGTGGTATAGGCCGGGCTGTGTATGACTTTTGCGGGGAAACGGCTTTTGTGGACATGCCCGTCGGTGTCGATGAAGTTGATCCGTTGCCCGTCAAAGGCGAGGTTTTCCGGTTTGACGTCGGTCAGGTAAAAGCCCTGTCTGTGCAGAGCCCGCAAATCGAGCAGGGCCTGGCGGAATTCGCCGCTGCCGTGAATGATGTTCCTGGCGATGTCTTCCCACAATTCCCTGCCGGCATTGCGTACGATCATCACGCGATTCTCGACGACCGTCGGCGAATAGAGGGTGGCCAGCTCCGGTAGCGCGGGTTGCGGACCGGAAAGGTTGAAGGTGTCCCCGGGCGAATTCGGAGCCAGTGCGACAAATCGACGGTCCATACCGGTGACGTGTTTGAATCCGCCCTTCAGCACGGCCTGAGGACGCGTTCCGGGAGCGTAAACGACCCGGCTCTTGGGGGCTAGGGCATTGAAGTAATAGGTCTTGTTGTCGCTTCCCGTGGTTTTGGCGAAGGTCTCTCCGCGTTTTGCCGCATCCTCGCGCCGTTGGCACAACATGGTGCGGAACGCGCGGAAGCGGCGCTGGATCCGCATCGCGGCGTAGTGATCGATAAGCGTTTTGACATCGGAGGTTGCCGGCAACGTGCCGTTGTTGCCTTTGTTGGCCAAAAAGGCATGCGCATCGATGACGTTTGAGGGAAATGCGTGTTTGAAGACGGTTTTCCCGTCGATCCGGAAATGGGTTGTGTCGCCATCCTGTGTGATGGTGAACGCATCGCGTTGTTCCGGCGCCGCCAGATCCCGGATCAGGCAGAAACGGACGAGGGGAAGAAAACCGGTATCGCGGTATCCGCGAAAGTCCGCTTCCTTGTGTTCGTGAAGGGCTTGATAGAGTTTGCCGGCCTGTTCTTTCTTTTCCGCGCTGCGGAACAGGTCGAGAAAACAGCCGAACAGCCCCGTCCGCTCATCGTCGTGCTTGATCAGGGAGGCCGCGTCGCTTCGGGCGAGGCGAGTGGGTGGCAAAGAGGATGAAACGGTCATGGAGATCCTTGGTGTCGTTGCCCGCATGCGGCGGAATGACCCGTGATCCTATGCCGTTACCGTTGAAGCGGACTTTCACTAACCGCTCACGCGCGGGGACGCTTGAGGTGCTTCATGGCCCGGTTGATGCCGTCCAGTGTCAGCGGATAGTGCCGATCCCCCATCAGCTCGCGGATCATTTTCACCGACGGAGTATAGTCCCAATAGCCTTCGGCGACCGGGTTGAGCCAGATCGCGTGGCGGAAGTGCGCGAGCAGCCGGCCAAGCCAGACCGCGCCGGCCTCTTCGTTCATGTGCTCCACGCTGCCGCCAGGGTAGGCGATCTCGTACGGACTCATGGTCGCGTCGCCCACCAGAATCAACTTGTAGTCTTCCCCGTAGGTCCGGATCAGCTCCAGCGTGGACAGTGTGTGGCCGTGACGCCGCTGGTTGTCTTTCCAGACGGTTTCGTAGACGCAATTGTGGAAATAATAGTACTCAAGATGCTTGAATTCGCTGCGCGCGGCGGAAAACAGCTCTTCGCAGACCCGGATGTGATCGTCCATCGAACCGCCGATATCGAAGAGCACCAGGACCTTGACCGCGTTATGCATTTCCGGACGCAGGCGAATGTCCAGCAGGCCGGCGTTCTTCGCGGTCGCGCCGATCGTGGCTTCCAGATCGAGTTCTTCTGCCGCGCCGTCGCGCGCGAATTCGCGCAACCGCTTCAGGGCGACCTTGATGTTGCGGGTGCCCAGTTCGACGCTGTCGTCAAGGTTGCGAAATTCCCGTTTGTCCCAGACCTTCACCGCGCGGCGGTGACGCGAAGTGTCCTGTCCGATGCGGATGCCTTCGGGGTTGTAGCCAAAGGCGCCGAAGGGGCTCGTGCCACCGGTGCCGATCCAGCGGTTGCCACCCTGGTGGCGTTCCTGCTGCTCCCTGAGGCGTTCGCGCAACGTTTCCATCAGTTTGTCGTAGCCGAGCGCGTCGATCCGCGCCTTTTCTTCGTCGGTCAGATATTTTTCGATTTGTTTTTTCAGCCACTCTTCGGGCAGTTCGCGTGCCAGATCCTCGAGATTCAGTTCGGCGCCGTGAAACACATGGCCAAATACGCGATCGAAGCGGTCGAAATGGCGCTCGTCCTTGACGAGGCAGGTGCGCGCGAGAAAATAAAAGCTTTCCAGGCTGCCGAACGCGACCTGGCGCTTGAGCGCTTCCAGAAGCGTCAGGAACTCTCTGAGCGAAACGGGGATGTCTGCGTCACGCAAGGCAAAAAAGAAATTGATCAACATGGCATGATCCGGCGATGACAAATGATAAACGCGATGGTATTCTCGATTAGAGCTTGCGCTCCAAACGTGTGTTTGCCGTGACGGTAAGACCGACCCTATCCATCTCCTCGAGGATAACACATATGGATGAACGCCCAGACAACCACGAGGCCGCCATGGCGCTCGAGCCAGTGCTCGAACGCCTCAGGGCGGGGTTTGCCGCCGATGCGTTTCCGTCGGCGGGAGCGCGCAAGGAGCGGTTGCGCCAGTTGCGCAGTCTCGTACTGGAAAACCGTCAGGCGCTGATCGACGCGGTCTGCGCCGACTTCGGACATCGCAGCGCCACGGAAACCGAGCTGTCGGAGCTCTTTCCCACGCTCGAGGAAATCCGTTATGCCTCCGGCAGGCTCAAGGGGTGGATGACACCGCGGCGGCGCCCAGTGTCGCAATGGTTCATGCCGGCCCGCAACCGCGTGATGCCACAGCCTCTCGGAGTGATCGGCGTGGTGGTGCCCTGGAATTTTCCGCTGTTCCTGGCGTTCGGGCCGCTGGTCGGGGCGCTCGCCGCCGGCAACCGGGTCATGATCAAGATGTCGGAATTCACGCCGCGCACCGGGGCGCTTCTGGAACGGTTGTGCCGCCACTATTTCGGCGATGGTCTGGTTGCGGTTGTGAACGGCGGGGTCGA is part of the Paludibacterium paludis genome and harbors:
- a CDS encoding lytic transglycosylase domain-containing protein, with translation MTLRNTYRSLMGALITALLLLAPTLCRADTNVAECFQAAAQTYQIDPYLLLAIAQTESGLHPDVVNVNRTADGRRASFDMGLMQINSGWLPQLQKYGITRASLIEPCTNIRVGAWILAGLIQKHGHVWESIGAYNASCGGKNQTTCRRLRDRYIRKVATHYEWIRQRRPF
- a CDS encoding type 4 pilus major pilin, whose product is MFFRKNAVQHAIESNDASLKNQRGVSLNEFILYSGLAALAIAATLAGYQVAKSSNDYNNIADGMTRTKAQLMTAFSSGVNTGASFNNLKASLPAEWKVDATTKIAGAGPMKGVKFDLTPDATDSTLLTLDMANVPQDICMKAIPMLGGGWNAASKVGSATTIVDANGNLQAGSIAGGCTDATNNTVDLAFNI
- the yiaY gene encoding L-threonine dehydrogenase, which codes for MTITAFYIPSLNLMGAGSLADAVARMKDLGFRRALVVTDAGIVKAGLADKVVRLLADQDIRGFVFDGVKPNPTTANVAAGLDLLRANQCDVVISLGGGSPHDCAKGIALVAVNGGKIADYEGVDKSAKPQLPLVAINTTAGTASEMTRFCIITDESRHVKMAIVDKHTTPILSVNDPETMAGMPPGLTAATGMDALTHAVEAYVSTAATPITDACALKAISLISGYLRRAVKDGADMEAREQMAYAQFLAGMAFNNASLGYVHAMAHQLGGFYDLPHGVCNAVLLPHVQAFNARAAADRLVDVAVALGETEKSSDAALAAIRRLSADVGIPAGLTDLGVKDADIPVLATNALKDACGFTNPIQASHEEIMGIFRSAM
- a CDS encoding vWA domain-containing protein, with translation MLINFFFALRDADIPVSLREFLTLLEALKRQVAFGSLESFYFLARTCLVKDERHFDRFDRVFGHVFHGAELNLEDLARELPEEWLKKQIEKYLTDEEKARIDALGYDKLMETLRERLREQQERHQGGNRWIGTGGTSPFGAFGYNPEGIRIGQDTSRHRRAVKVWDKREFRNLDDSVELGTRNIKVALKRLREFARDGAAEELDLEATIGATAKNAGLLDIRLRPEMHNAVKVLVLFDIGGSMDDHIRVCEELFSAARSEFKHLEYYYFHNCVYETVWKDNQRRHGHTLSTLELIRTYGEDYKLILVGDATMSPYEIAYPGGSVEHMNEEAGAVWLGRLLAHFRHAIWLNPVAEGYWDYTPSVKMIRELMGDRHYPLTLDGINRAMKHLKRPRA